Genomic window (Zingiber officinale cultivar Zhangliang chromosome 2B, Zo_v1.1, whole genome shotgun sequence):
GTGCGCGGGCGGAACGACAAGTTTCGCCCGTTCTGCCCGGCACGGAACGAAATTTTGAACGTTGGACTTCTCTGATTTCTGCCGATCTGATTTCTGTCAAAGGAAGACGACTTAGCTTTTGCTGCTTGGAGAGGGAACAACAACAGAAGACTTCGCTGTTTTCTTTCTGCTGCGTTAGGGCTAGAGGCGGTGGTGTGAGGCAGCAGCAAAGGAAGACTTTGGAGAGCAAGCGAGAGGAAAGACTTTAGAGAGCAAGCGAGTGGAAGAAGCAGCTAATAGAGGTTGCTGTATGGCGAAACAGGTTGCTGTCCAGCAACTTTTCCTGTTGCCCATCCGCTGGAAGATCAGTAGGAGAGGGCTGTGATGGTCGGAAACTCACCGGCAACCAACAGTTGGCCGGCAATGAGCGGCAGTGGCACAAAACCTAGCTGGACAGCGGCGAACAAAATTTGTTCGCTGACTCCTTTGCTGCGGACGGCGGTGGCTGACCGGAGGGATGTCCTCTGGGTTCTGGCCAGCAAGGAGGCGCTGTTTGGGGCTTGATGGTGGAAGGGGCGAAGCCCTTTTTGTTTGCGTCGGCAACAAAGGAAGAAGGACGCATGATGCGTTGGCGCGAGTCTTTGTCGCAACGTTCAAAATTTCGTTCCGTGCCGGGCGGAACGGGCAAAACTTGCCGTTCTGCCCCCGCACCGAAACCGGCACCAAGCCAGCGAAGGTTTCGTCGCGTCATCACGTGCGCCAGGAAGAATCGTGCGAGCGCGAGACATCATGGGTAGCGTCGCCAGAAGCGTCACGATGCGCCTGAAGCGTTGCGACTTTTCTGGCGGCGCCGAAAGCGTCACAGGACGCTTCCGGCACCGCTGGAAGAGTGGCTGGACGCCTCTGGTGCCGTCGGAAGCCTCCGGTGCCGTCGGAAGCCTCCGGTGCCGTCGGAAGCCTCCGGTGCCGTCGGAAGCCTCCGGCATAGTTGGAGGCGGTCGCAGTCGCGGGCGCATCACAATCGCGAGCGCGTCGCGGGGGTGCCGTGGGCGCATCGCGGGGGTTAGTGGGCGCGTCACAGCACGGGAGCGCGTGTCCCGGCGCCGGAAGCATCGCCGAACACCTCCGGTGCCACCGGAGGTGTCGCCGGACGCCTCCGACGCGGTCGGAGGCATCCGCGGGTGGCGAACGTGCCGCAGTACTGGCGCAGGTGCGTCGCGGGCACGGGTGTTCGGGTTACTGCAcaaaattaaccctaattaaatcAAACAATTCTCACTTAACAgtgatattttaaagaggctttcataaactctaattaaattatcctaataaaatataaaaattatattcaaaatttttaaaaaattaataaattttattaaataatattctgaaattatttttagtgttttaaattttatttaaaaattttaaaaaattataaaaatttataaatattctaataaatcaaatttatattcttatatattttaattatttttttattattttaaatatatattatttaaattattaattaaataaataaatagttaacttatatgattattatatataaaatagtattttgtattaatttacatgattataattatttaatctagacatTGGATAACTATAAGATTACCTAAGCAAAATATTACAAGAATCCTTCAATTTGATTGACGTTACTTCTTTTAATATTAGTAATGTAACATATTATgatattatgatgtatcaattttaatttgagttattaatagaccaattttttttttaaaaaattatatttaattattttttctaacaatattaagttgtttaataatgAAGAACTTATATGAAATcaatatataacttatttttaaattatacacaataaatatatttatctaataattactatatataaataaaaaatatcgaaACCGTATCGGCATGACACGATACGATACAGAAactgtatcgttccggtctgagaccgaaacctcggcacgggtcgaaattttaaaccttgctttGTCGTATGCAGATTTGGGGAAAAAATAGCAGTTTCCAAACAAACCCTAATTTCAATTCTACTGCTTTGATACCATGTAAAGTTGAGATAAAAAGTATATACCTTTATTGAAAAGTGagacatatttatatacaaaTACGGGATCTACTTTTAGGAAACAACCTTCTATCCATGTTAGTTTGCATCTTTTTTGCATCTCTAATAATGGTTGTTAGTGATTCCTTTTCTATCCTTTTTCTTGTTTGTTATGGAGCAAATTTCAGAATATAACGTCCTACTTGCTTCATAGAAGTTAGAGTGTAGTGTTGCTCAGTATTCCACTGTTTTTATTAGAAAGGGTTATTCACCTTACGCTAGGtgacaatgaaaaattttggatatTGAATATTGCTTCTCCATTTGCTCTTCTCATACTTGTTTCtctgttttcttatttgttgctGGTGTTAAACACCTTATCATTTCGTCATCCATAATAAAGATTGTAGGAAATTGCCTCCtggttatattttcaggttgggTTCTTGATCAACTTTCAAGATAGGTGACAATATGTCTTTGAACAGTGTGATTTTTATTTGCCTTCTTCAATCTCTAATTacagttttttttttcagaaattgGTTGCTAGAATCTAACTCAATCCTCAGAATCATGAATTTGgtttcattaataaaatttttgtttgtaatttttttgttCGATGAGTATCAATCACCTTCAATTGCTACCCATTTTCATTGTTTTACATTTAGTTACGCTATCTTTTTCTGTATCTTTGAAACTTTTAATGTTTGCAGCTACTCGGGCCTTCAATTTGTTCTGTTTTACTCTCAATTTTGTTCGCATATACATCACATGTACGTATACAGAAGAAATTGAGATGTGTGCCGGGAACAAATTATGGTTATTCACAAAGAAGTCCATAACTGGAGCTTTGATTGGTATAACAGTGTCTGATCGATATGCAAGCATTGCTACTATAAGAGGCAGTTCTATGCATCCAACATTTTCAGCTTCTGAAGTTGGTTTGTCTGGACTTCTTAAAGGTATCTTTTGTGAAAGCACTATATTAAATCTTGTATGTTTAGTAAAGACTTCTTCACTAATTGTACTGCCTACACCCAGCTGATATTGTACTAGTTGAAAAATTCTGCCTGGAAAAATATGAATTCTCACGTGGGGACGTTATCATTTTCAAGTAAGTTCCACAGATGGGTTCCATCTGCAGGTGTTTAGCTTGAAATACTTTTCTTTGTTCCAAGTTACTTCCCCAGCCATCATTTTCCATGATTGTACAAGCATGTCTGACCATCTAGTATGCATACTTAATTACTTTTTAATTTCTCCTCTAATTGTGTCTTTTGTTTATGGGTAGATCTCCAACTAACCACAGGCAGACTTTTGCTAAAAGATTAATTGCATTGCCTGGTGACTGGGTGCAAATTCCAGAGTCTTCTGATGTTTTTACAAtcccggaaggtcattgttgggtTGAAGGTGATAATGCTGCGCATAGTTTTGATTCACGATCTTTTGGCTCTGTAAGTATTTGACACTGAGATCTATGACAACTGGGCTTTATTTTTGAAGCTTGCTCTTCTCTATGCATGGGATTTTTGTTTTAGGTTGCACATCTAGATCCTCTTACTTATCTCTATTCTCTCACTGTTCTGGAGATTCAACTTGGAACTTAAAACATGAAGGTGGTTGTGGTCGTTTGTCCTTCAGTTTTCACTTAAGAAAAACATTGAAGCATTAGGGAATTAATTCAAATATCTTAAAATGAAAGTAAATAATGTTGTTGACCATGAAAACATGTTAATACAATATTTAACtagttagcagaatattggaGTTCCAACTACTGGCTCTATTTTTCAAACTTACCAGAATATAATCTCTTTTCTAAATAGTTTCTTACATTATGTATCCTTTTCATTACTTATAAGCAGGAAATGTGGTCTTTTTACATAAATAATGTTTGAGGTAGCCTACCTTTTCAGCAGAAATTGGTGTTGTTAGCCTTTTGACGTAAACTTCAGCATGTTCATGATGGGGGTCTACAAGAAAATCTGTATCTGGAGATCGTACATGGGCCTTGAAAGAATAATACTTTTTCCATATACTTTTACTTGCATGAATTTTAAATATACTAGTGCTGTCCCTTACAGTTTTGGGCACTTAGGAAATAACATAAAAAGAAACTAATGCAACAAATATGAAAATTCTATGATTGATCTATGGGGTTAATAGGAAAGATAATTATATATACACACGCTAAAATCCTTGGGCATTTACATGTAGGTCCATTAGATGATAAAATGATTAAAATGGTAGGTGACCAATGTACTCTATCATTAGACTAGTTAAATCTATTAGAGTTGAAGGTGCAAGGGATATTgtaagaagaaagaaaattttaattaatgtaataagtaatttgatttttatgaatttttattatataatctTTTATAGAGAGAGTTCAATGGACAAATAAGATGCATATAATCAACTTGAAATAGTTGGGATTTACACTTCTCAATGATGTTCCCTAGAGAGTTGTATGCAAGATACAGACTATAGAACATTAGCAATTATCCTGAATGTAGATAAGCTTCTATTTGACTGTCTTGAGCTAATTACTTTATAAATTTGGGCATTATAGAAATCCAGTTTGGATTGAAACACTTTAAAGATGATATCCTGGAGCATGCATATATACTCAACTCACAATTGGAGGTAGGTTGCTTATGGCCATCACCACCCAATGACAATAGATATTGGACATCAAAGTTTTAAGTCATTCCATTTTCTCCAATTTAAAAGGATTGGTGAAAAATTTAACCTTAAAATGTATTGGAGAATATTATAACAGAAGCAAAGTCAAGGATTGCTATCAAGAAAATCTAAAGATGTCTGATTGCATCGTATGATGACCAAATATCTCAGGATGTCACTCAGCGAGTTCTTATGAATTTGGATTAACAAACTCTAGGTTTAAAGAGTTGAGCAGTAATTATGTAAAGGTAAATCTTCTACAATGTGAACATTGATAACAATTTGGTACT
Coding sequences:
- the LOC122046954 gene encoding mitochondrial inner membrane protease subunit 2-like isoform X2, with translation MLIDLLATRAFNLFCFTLNFVRIYITLSDRYASIATIRGSSMHPTFSASEVGLSGLLKADIVLVEKFCLEKYEFSRGDVIIFKSPTNHRQTFAKRLIALPGDWVQIPESSDVFTIPEGHCWVEGDNAAHSFDSRSFGSVPLGLIQGRVTHVIWPPQRISKVERKTASERCSPQ
- the LOC122046954 gene encoding mitochondrial inner membrane protease subunit 2-like isoform X1, encoding MLIDLLATRAFNLFCFTLNFVRIYITCTYTEEIEMCAGNKLWLFTKKSITGALIGITVSDRYASIATIRGSSMHPTFSASEVGLSGLLKADIVLVEKFCLEKYEFSRGDVIIFKSPTNHRQTFAKRLIALPGDWVQIPESSDVFTIPEGHCWVEGDNAAHSFDSRSFGSVPLGLIQGRVTHVIWPPQRISKVERKTASERCSPQ
- the LOC122046954 gene encoding mitochondrial inner membrane protease subunit 2-like isoform X4, which codes for MCAGNKLWLFTKKSITGALIGITVSDRYASIATIRGSSMHPTFSASEVGLSGLLKADIVLVEKFCLEKYEFSRGDVIIFKSPTNHRQTFAKRLIALPGDWVQIPESSDVFTIPEGHCWVEGDNAAHSFDSRSFGSVPLGLIQGRVTHVIWPPQRISKVERKTASERCSPQ
- the LOC122046954 gene encoding mitochondrial inner membrane protease subunit 2-like isoform X3, encoding MHPTFSASEVGLSGLLKADIVLVEKFCLEKYEFSRGDVIIFKSPTNHRQTFAKRLIALPGDWVQIPESSDVFTIPEGHCWVEGDNAAHSFDSRSFGSVPLGLIQGRVTHVIWPPQRISKVERKTASERCSPQ